The genomic DNA GCACGATGTCCACGGGACGACCGTCCTCGAGGAACGGCAGGTCCTCCTCGGGCAGCACGCGCGAGACCACGCCCTTGTTTCCGTGGCGGCCGGCCATCTTGTCGCCCACGGCCAGCTTGCGCTTGATGGCGACGTACACCTTCACCATCTTGATGACGCCCGGCGGGAGCTCGTCGCCCTTCTTGATGCGGGCGATCTTCTCGCCGAAGGCCAGCTTCACGGCCTCGGTGGTCTCCTCCAGGTTGCGCAGGATGTCGCGCAGCTTGCCGTCGAGCGCGTCCCCGACGGAGATCTCCGTCCAGTACTTGTAGGGCACGGTGGCCAGGAGCTCGTCGCTGACGATGTCCCCCTTCTTCAGGAGGATCTTGCCCTTGTCATCCACGAGCTTGCCCTGGATTTCCTTCGTCCGGAGCATGGTGCGGATGCGGTTGTAGGCGCTGTCGCGCAGGACCTTGATCTCGTCGTTCTGGTCCTTGAGGAGCTTGGCCTCCTCCATCGACTCGATCTGCTTGGCGCGCTCGTCCTTCTCGACGCCCTTGCGGCTGAACACCTTGGCGTTGATGACGGTGCCCACGACGCCCGGGGGCACGCGCAGCGAGCTGTCGCGCACGTCGCCGGCCTTCTCACCGAAGATGGCGCGCAGCAGCTTCTCTTCCGGGGAGAGCTGGGTCTCGCCCTTGGGAGTGATCTTGCCGACCAGCACGTCGCCGGGCTTCACCTCGGCGCCGATGCGGATGATGCCGCTCTCGTCCAGGTCCTTGAGGGCTTCCTCACCCACGTTCGGGATGTCGCGGGTGATCTCCTCCTTGCCGAGCTTGGTGTCGCGCGCGATGCACTCGAACTCCTCGATGTGGATGGACGTGAAGACGTCCTCCTTGAGGATGCGCTCGGAGATGAGGATGGAGTCCTCGAAGTTGTAGCCCTGCCACGGCATGAACGCGACGACCACGTTCTGGCCGAGCGCGAGCTCACCCGTCTCGGTGGCGGGTCCGTCCGCGATCACGTCACCCTTGTTCACCCGGTCGCCCTTGCGAACGATGGGCTTCTGGTTGAGGCACGTGTTCTGGTTGGAGCGCTGGTACTTGAGCAGGTTGTAGATGTCGACTTCGCTGGAGATGTCGAAGGCACCCGCGGCGGAGTCGGCCTTCACCACGATGCGGCCGGCGTCCACGCTCTCCACGATGCCGTCACGACGGGCCACGCAGGTGACGCCGGAGTCACGGGCGACGATCGCCTCGATGCCGGTGCCCACGAGCGGGGCCGCGGTGCGCAGCAGCGGAACCGCCTGGCGCTGCATGTTCGAACCCATGAGCGCGCGGTTCGCGTCGTCGTTCTCGAGGAACGGGATGAGCGAGGCGGCCACGGACACGAGCTGGTTGGGCGACACGTCCATCAGGTCCACGTCCTCGGCCTTGGACTGGACGAACTCGCCGCTGCGGCGAGCCTGCACGAGGGGGTTGACGAACTTGCCCTTCTCGTCCGCCTCGGCGTTGGCCTGGGCGATGGTGTGCTTCTCCTCCTCGAGCGCGGAGTAGAAGGCCACGTCACCGGTGACCGTGCCGGCCTCCACCTTCTTGTACGGCGTCTCGACGAAGCCGAACTCGTTGACGCGAGCGTAGGTGGACAGCGACGCGATGAGGCCGATGTTCGGGCCTTCCGGCGTCTCGATGGGGCAGATGCGGCCGTAGTGCGTCGGGTGCACGTCGCGCACCTCGAAGCCCGCGCGCTCGCGGGTGAGGCCGCCGGGCCCCAGGGCGGACAGACGCCGCTTGTGGGTCACCTCGGACAGCGGGTTCGTCTGATCCATGAACTGCGACAGCTGGCTGGACCCGAAGAACTCCTTGATGACCGCGGTCACGGGCTTGGCGTTGATGAGATCGTGAGGCATGAGCGTCTCGATCTCCTGGAGGCTCATGCGCTCCTTGATCGCCCGCTCCATGCGCACCAGACCGATGCGGTACTGGTTCTCCAGCAGCTCACCCACGGCGCGGACGCGACGGTTGCCGAGGTGATCGATGTCATCGATCACTCCCTTGCCGTTCTTGAGGTCCACCAGGTAGCGGATGACCTCGAGGATGTCGCGCTTGGTGAGGATCTGCCCGTCGAGCGGCTCCTCGAGACCGAACTTGAAGTTCAGCTTGAGGCGGCCGACCTTGGACAGGTCGTAGCGCTCGGGGTTGAAGAACAGGTTGCTGAACAGGTTGGTGGCCGTCTCGGGCGTCGGCGGATCACCCGGGCGCAGGCGCCGGTAGATCTCCATGATCGCCTGCTCGGGCGTCTCGATCTTGTCCAGCATCAACGTCTCACGCAGGTAGGGACCCACGTTGAGGTTGTCGATGAAGAGGACCTTGAACTCCTTGATGTCGCGCTTGAGGAGCTCGTCGACCTTCTCCTGCGAGACCTCCTCGTTGCACTCGAGGATGACCTCACCGGTGTTCTCGTCCACCACGTCGTAGGCGGACACCTTGGTGAAGAGCTCGTCCGCGTCGATGGGGAGCGTCTTCATCTTGGCCGCCTCGAGCTTCTTGATGGCGGCGCGGGTGAACTTGCGGTTCTTCTTGACGATGATGTCGCCCGTCTTCGTCTTGATGTCGCGCGTGGCGCGCTGACCGGGCAACAGCTCCAGCTCCACCGACTTCTCGAAGTCGACGTTGCTCTGGAGGTAGATGGTCTCCGTGGCGTAGTAGTAGTTGAGCATCTCCTCGGTGGAGCCACGGAACTCCAGAGGATTCTTCTTGGCGGTGTCGGACACCGCGCCCAGGGCGCGGATGAGCACCGTGGCCGGCAGCTTGCGGCGCCGGTCGATGCGGACGTACAGGATGTCCTTGTGGTCGAACTCGAAGTCGATCCACGAGCCGCGGTACGGGATGATGCGGGCGTTGTAGAGCAGCTTGCCAGACGAGTGGCTCTTGCCCTTGTCGTGGTCGAAGAAGGCACCCGGGCTGCGGTGCAGCTGGCTGACCACCACGCGCTCGGTTCCGTTGATGATGAAGGTGCCGTTCTGGGTCATCAGCGGGATTTCGCCGAAGTAGACCTCCTGCTCCTTCACGTCACGGATGGACTGGGCGCCTGTCTCCTCGTCCTTGTCCCACACGACCAGGCGCACGACGACCTTGATGGGTGCCGAATAGGTCATGCCACGCTGGTGGCACTCATCGACGTCGTACTTGGGCTTCTCGAGGTGGTAGCTCACGAACTCCAACGAGGACGTCTCATTGAAGTCGCGGATGGGGAAGACCGACTTGAAAACTCCCTGCAGTCCGAGGTCCTCACGCTTCTCGGGCGGAATATCCGCCTGGAGGAACTTCTCGTAAGACTGCTTCTGGATGTTGATGAGGTTGGGAATGTCGATGGTCTTCGCGATCTTCGCGAAGGTCTTCCGCACTCGGAAGTTGTTCTGGATCTGCGTCGGCATTCAAACTCCGGGGCGAGCAAGCTCGGGCGGGACGAGCTCGGATAACGCGCAGCGGCAGCGGGAAATTTAGAGATACGGAAAGGGCAAAGCCGGCGCACCCTTTCTGGGCACGCCGGCCTGCTCAACCGGGCAGGAGGCGCCGGGAATTTCCCGAAACCCGGCACCTACCCAAAGACGCGACTACTTGATCTCGACAGTGGCGCCAGCGGCAACGAGCTGGTCCTTGATCTTCTTGGCGTCGTCCTTGTTGACGCCCTCCTTCACCGGCTTGGGAGCGCCCTCGACCAGGTCCTTGGCCTCCTTCAGGCCCAGGCCGGTGATCGCGCGGATCTCCTTGATGACGTTGATCTTGTTCGCCCCGGCGTTGGCCAGGATGACGTTGAACTCCGTCTTCTCCTCGACCGGAGCGGCGGCGGCGCCACCAGCGGCCGGGCCAGCGGCCACGGCGACGGCGGCGGCGGAGACGCCCCACTTGGTCTCGAGCTGCTTCACCAGCTCGGCGGCCTCCATGACCGTCAGGGTGGAGAGCTGCTCAACAATCGCGTTCAGGTCAGCCATTTCGATGTCCTTCTTTCAACTTGTAACGGTCCGTCTTCCCTCTGGAAGGCAAGAACCGGGGGTTGCGGTGGGTTTTGCTTCTGGGGACGATTACTTGGGCTGCTGCTGGTCCACATTCGCCTGGAGCACGCGGGCCAGCTGGGAGCCGGGGGCCGCGATGGTGCGAACGAGCTTGCCGGCGGGCTGGTTGAGCATGCCGAGCAGCTGAGCGCGCAGTTCGGGCAGACCGGGCATCTTCGCCAGGGCCTTCACGCCCTCGGAGTCAACGCGACGGCCCTGCACGGAGGCGCTACGGACCTTGATGGTCTCCAGGTCCTTGATGAAGTCCACGAGGATCTTCGCCGGAGCCACGACGTCGTCGTAGCTGATGGCGATGGCCACGGGGCCCACGAAGTCGTCGGCGATCGCCTCCACGGGGGTCCCCTTGGCGGCGCGCTTGGCCAGCGTGTTCTTCAGAACCTTGTAGTCCACCTTGCCGTCGCGGAACTTCTTGCGCAGCTTGGTGACCGTCTCCACGTTCAGCTTGGAAAACTCAGCGACGATCGCGGTCTGAGCCCGCGAAAACTTCTCGTTGAGTTCCTTGATGAGTTCTTCCTTCTCGCTCTTGATCACTTGGTTTCACCTCCTCACGACGCCCACCCGAAGGCGGGCTGGATTACCTGGGCCACCAAGGTGGCAGAGCGAGAGGAGCCTCGAGAGGCACCACACCGCACCTCCAGTCTCGGCAGGGCAGCTCCGAACGAGCCGTTTGAACCCAGGGTGTTCCTCCAGCCTCCGACCGGTTGCCCGGTTGCCAACGGAGGGCGGGAGCCCCACTCCGGATCCCTGCTGTCTGGGACCAGGGATGTCTGAAGCGCCGTGTCTCATCGACGTGGCGCTTCAATTGCAAAAGCCGGGGCGCTATACCCGCGGCTTCGCCAAACGTCCAGCGAATTTTGTTGTAAGGGTGTCAGATGGACAACGGGGCGGGCCCCGAACAGGAAGGCCGCGCCCCGGTGTGTACGACATGCTCCTCTACCCCAGCCGCGACTAGCGGTGACGGGCGAGGATCTCGGTGGTGTCGATCTTGATGCCCGGGCTCATGGTCGCGGAGATGGCGATGCCCTTGAGATACACACCCTTGGCGGTGGCCGGCTTGAGCTTCATGACCAGGTCCACCAGGGCGTTGAAGTTCTCCTGGAGCTTCTCCGGGGCGAAGGAGGCCTTGCCGAGCTTGGCGTGCACGATACCCGCCTTCTCCGCGCGGAACTCCACCTTACCACCCTTGGCGTCCCGGACGGCCTTGGCCACGTCCATGGTCACCGTGCCCACCTTGGGGTTGGGCATGAGGCCACGAGGACCCAGCACCTTACCGAGGCGACCGACCACACCCATCATGTCCGGAGTGGCGATGACGGTGTCGAAATCGAGGAAGCCACCCTCGATGCGCTTGGCCAGGTCATCCCCGCCCACGACATCGGCGCCGGCGCTCTCGGCGTCCGTGGCGCGCTCGCCCTTGGCGAACACGGCGACGCGCACGGTGGCGCCGGTACCGTGGGGGAGAACCACGGCGCCACGGACCATCTGATCCGCGTGCTTCGGGTCCACGCCCAGGTTGAGCGCGACCTCGACGGTCTGATCGAACTTGGTGCCGCGGAGGCCCGCGGTCTGCTTGAGGGCCTGGAAGCCCTCGGCGACAGTGTAACGCTTGTTGCGGTCCACCTTCTCGGCGGCAGCGCGGAACTTCTTACCGGTCTGAGGCATTGGGAAAATCCTCTTCTATGCGAAGGAGTGAGAGTGGAAGGAGCTAGACGACTTCGATGCCCATGGAGCGCGCGGTGCCAGCGATGGTGCGCTTGGCGGCCTCCAGCGAGCCAGCCGTGGTGTCGTCGATCTTCTTCTTGGCGATCTCCTCGAGCTGCTTCTGGGTGATCTGCCCCACCTTCTCCTTGCCCGGCTTCTTGGCGCCCGAGCCCTTCTTCTTCTCGGTGTGCAGGCCCGCCGCCTTCTTGATGAGGACGGCCGCGGGGGGCGTCTTCAGGATGAAGGTGAAAGAGCGATCCTGGTACACGGTGATGATGACCGGGATGATGAGGCCTTCCTTGGCCTCCGCCTGGGTCTTGGCGTTGAACTGCTTGCAGAACTCCATGATGTTCACGCCCTGCTGACCGAGCGCGGGGCCGATCGGGGGAGCGGGATTCGCCTTGCCGGCGGGAATCTGCAGCTTGACCTGTCCTGTGACCTTCTTCATCGGCTGACGACTGCCTTTCGAATCGGTGGTTATGGCGGACCGCTTGACGGAGCGAGCCTCCCACCCTGGGTATCCCCAGCGCGCGCGAGCGGCTGAGGAAGACTGCTAGCCGGTGGTCTTCTCCACCTGCATGAAATCGAGTTCCACCGGCGTGGCGCGGCCGAAGATGCTGACCAGCACCTTCACGCGACCCTTTTCCGCGTTGACCTCTTCCACGGTGCCGTTGAAGTTGGCGAACGGTCCGTCGATGACCCGAACGGTGTCGCCATCGGAGAACTGCACCTTGGGCTTGGGCTTGAGCGTGCCCTCGGAGATCTGCGAGGTGAGCCGGGCCACCTCCGCATCCGAGATGGGCGTGGGCTGCTCGTTCTGGGCTGCGCCCGGAAAACCGGTGATCTTCGGCGTGTTCTTCACCAGGTGCCAGGAGCGATCATTCAGCTCCATCTGCACGAAGATGTAGCCCGGGAAGAACTTACGACGAGAGGTCTTCTTCTCCCCCTTCACCATCTCGACAACCTGCTCCATGGGGATCAGGATCTCGCCAAACAGATCCTGCAGGTTCTCGAGACGAATCCGCTCCTCCAGGCTCTTCTTCGCCTGGTTCTCGAAGTTCGAGTAGGTGTGGACCACGTACCATTTCATCGCCATTACAGCTTCCCCCAGATGGCAGGAATCCACTCAACCATGAGGTTGTAGGCGAGCGTGTCGATGCCGAAAAGGAGGATGGCCGCCACGATCGATGCGACGATGACCGCCATGGTGGACGCCTTGGTCTCTTCCCAGGTCGGCCAGGTCACCTTCATCAATTCCGCGGCGACATCCAGGGAGACGGCGTGCGTCTTCGGGTGGAAGTAGAGGCCCAGCACGACGCCCATGGCGAGTACGAAG from Melittangium boletus DSM 14713 includes the following:
- the rpoB gene encoding DNA-directed RNA polymerase subunit beta, which codes for MPTQIQNNFRVRKTFAKIAKTIDIPNLINIQKQSYEKFLQADIPPEKREDLGLQGVFKSVFPIRDFNETSSLEFVSYHLEKPKYDVDECHQRGMTYSAPIKVVVRLVVWDKDEETGAQSIRDVKEQEVYFGEIPLMTQNGTFIINGTERVVVSQLHRSPGAFFDHDKGKSHSSGKLLYNARIIPYRGSWIDFEFDHKDILYVRIDRRRKLPATVLIRALGAVSDTAKKNPLEFRGSTEEMLNYYYATETIYLQSNVDFEKSVELELLPGQRATRDIKTKTGDIIVKKNRKFTRAAIKKLEAAKMKTLPIDADELFTKVSAYDVVDENTGEVILECNEEVSQEKVDELLKRDIKEFKVLFIDNLNVGPYLRETLMLDKIETPEQAIMEIYRRLRPGDPPTPETATNLFSNLFFNPERYDLSKVGRLKLNFKFGLEEPLDGQILTKRDILEVIRYLVDLKNGKGVIDDIDHLGNRRVRAVGELLENQYRIGLVRMERAIKERMSLQEIETLMPHDLINAKPVTAVIKEFFGSSQLSQFMDQTNPLSEVTHKRRLSALGPGGLTRERAGFEVRDVHPTHYGRICPIETPEGPNIGLIASLSTYARVNEFGFVETPYKKVEAGTVTGDVAFYSALEEEKHTIAQANAEADEKGKFVNPLVQARRSGEFVQSKAEDVDLMDVSPNQLVSVAASLIPFLENDDANRALMGSNMQRQAVPLLRTAAPLVGTGIEAIVARDSGVTCVARRDGIVESVDAGRIVVKADSAAGAFDISSEVDIYNLLKYQRSNQNTCLNQKPIVRKGDRVNKGDVIADGPATETGELALGQNVVVAFMPWQGYNFEDSILISERILKEDVFTSIHIEEFECIARDTKLGKEEITRDIPNVGEEALKDLDESGIIRIGAEVKPGDVLVGKITPKGETQLSPEEKLLRAIFGEKAGDVRDSSLRVPPGVVGTVINAKVFSRKGVEKDERAKQIESMEEAKLLKDQNDEIKVLRDSAYNRIRTMLRTKEIQGKLVDDKGKILLKKGDIVSDELLATVPYKYWTEISVGDALDGKLRDILRNLEETTEAVKLAFGEKIARIKKGDELPPGVIKMVKVYVAIKRKLAVGDKMAGRHGNKGVVSRVLPEEDLPFLEDGRPVDIVLNPLGVPSRMNIGQILETHLGWAAKGVGEQLQRYIEENYSGENLKKQLKTVYDDAAFGRFVDGLSDEEVKSLIQRLKKGIHVATPVFDGARETEIHSLFDEARLPRTGQMVLFDGRTGEPFDQNVTVGVMYMLKLHHLVDEKIHARSIGPYSLVTQQPLGGKAQFGGQRLGEMEVWAMEAYGAAYTLQEFLTVKSDDVVGRTRMYEAIVKGDNVLESGLPESFNVLLKELQSLALDVELLESAPPERQRSFSGDFGGGSDGDDRVKTGTEA
- the rplL gene encoding 50S ribosomal protein L7/L12, with the protein product MADLNAIVEQLSTLTVMEAAELVKQLETKWGVSAAAVAVAAGPAAGGAAAAPVEEKTEFNVILANAGANKINVIKEIRAITGLGLKEAKDLVEGAPKPVKEGVNKDDAKKIKDQLVAAGATVEIK
- the rplJ gene encoding 50S ribosomal protein L10, encoding MIKSEKEELIKELNEKFSRAQTAIVAEFSKLNVETVTKLRKKFRDGKVDYKVLKNTLAKRAAKGTPVEAIADDFVGPVAIAISYDDVVAPAKILVDFIKDLETIKVRSASVQGRRVDSEGVKALAKMPGLPELRAQLLGMLNQPAGKLVRTIAAPGSQLARVLQANVDQQQPK
- the rplA gene encoding 50S ribosomal protein L1, which produces MPQTGKKFRAAAEKVDRNKRYTVAEGFQALKQTAGLRGTKFDQTVEVALNLGVDPKHADQMVRGAVVLPHGTGATVRVAVFAKGERATDAESAGADVVGGDDLAKRIEGGFLDFDTVIATPDMMGVVGRLGKVLGPRGLMPNPKVGTVTMDVAKAVRDAKGGKVEFRAEKAGIVHAKLGKASFAPEKLQENFNALVDLVMKLKPATAKGVYLKGIAISATMSPGIKIDTTEILARHR
- the rplK gene encoding 50S ribosomal protein L11, whose amino-acid sequence is MKKVTGQVKLQIPAGKANPAPPIGPALGQQGVNIMEFCKQFNAKTQAEAKEGLIIPVIITVYQDRSFTFILKTPPAAVLIKKAAGLHTEKKKGSGAKKPGKEKVGQITQKQLEEIAKKKIDDTTAGSLEAAKRTIAGTARSMGIEVV
- the nusG gene encoding transcription termination/antitermination protein NusG; this encodes MAMKWYVVHTYSNFENQAKKSLEERIRLENLQDLFGEILIPMEQVVEMVKGEKKTSRRKFFPGYIFVQMELNDRSWHLVKNTPKITGFPGAAQNEQPTPISDAEVARLTSQISEGTLKPKPKVQFSDGDTVRVIDGPFANFNGTVEEVNAEKGRVKVLVSIFGRATPVELDFMQVEKTTG
- the secE gene encoding preprotein translocase subunit SecE translates to MAAASEASQQANRSGMDPKRLVVIFFLIAGLIFAFFLEHVCGLVWARAGWSDPDIIEGLDWKVSTLLGFVLAMGVVLGLYFHPKTHAVSLDVAAELMKVTWPTWEETKASTMAVIVASIVAAILLFGIDTLAYNLMVEWIPAIWGKL